From one Cyanobacterium stanieri PCC 7202 genomic stretch:
- a CDS encoding glycosyl transferase group 1 (PFAM: Glycosyl transferases group 1~COGs: COG0438 Glycosyltransferase~InterPro IPR001296~KEGG: cyt:cce_3659 putative glycosyl transferase, group 1~PFAM: glycosyl transferase group 1~SPTR: Putative Glycosyl transferase, group 1;~manually curated): MHKILFMSTPVGALSSGIGGGVELTLYNLIQEMQKRGYDITTVAPKKSYFANAKIVEIEGNVHIPAQTQGRDIPTIMPENSVLANMWEYARTVQGDYDLIVNFAFDWLPFYLTPFFSTPIAQFISMGSLSDSLDEIMNRVAQKYPQHFGVYTKSQANTFPFADICEILGSGLDLSLYQYSEKFDHKLAWLGRVAPEKALEDAVRASDISRVPLLIFGKIQDEEYWQKIVQQYPDAPMDYRGFLSTQDLQDELRQCQGLLMTPRWIEAFGNVAIEALACGVPVIAYARGGPAEIVEDGKTGFLVTPDSVEGLVDAIHKLPRINRRDCRLAVEERYSLEVWGDRFELWFKKLIAS; encoded by the coding sequence ATGCACAAAATATTATTTATGTCAACCCCAGTTGGTGCTTTAAGTTCGGGGATTGGAGGGGGTGTAGAATTAACTCTATATAACCTGATTCAAGAGATGCAAAAAAGAGGTTATGATATTACTACGGTAGCCCCCAAAAAATCTTATTTTGCCAATGCTAAAATAGTGGAGATTGAGGGTAATGTGCATATACCTGCCCAAACCCAGGGCAGAGATATTCCTACGATTATGCCCGAAAATTCTGTGTTGGCGAATATGTGGGAATATGCTCGAACTGTTCAGGGGGATTATGATTTAATTGTTAATTTTGCTTTTGATTGGCTTCCTTTTTATTTAACTCCTTTTTTCTCTACTCCCATCGCCCAATTTATCAGTATGGGTTCTTTGTCTGATAGTCTTGATGAGATAATGAATAGGGTTGCCCAGAAGTATCCTCAACATTTTGGGGTATATACCAAATCTCAGGCGAATACTTTTCCTTTTGCTGATATATGTGAAATTTTGGGTAGTGGGCTTGATTTATCGTTATATCAATATAGTGAAAAGTTTGACCATAAATTGGCATGGTTGGGAAGAGTTGCCCCAGAAAAAGCCCTTGAGGATGCGGTGAGGGCATCTGATATTTCTCGGGTACCTTTATTAATTTTCGGCAAAATTCAGGATGAGGAGTATTGGCAAAAAATTGTTCAGCAATATCCTGATGCACCCATGGATTATCGAGGTTTTTTATCTACCCAAGACTTACAAGATGAGTTACGCCAATGTCAGGGTTTGTTGATGACTCCCCGATGGATAGAGGCTTTTGGTAATGTTGCCATTGAGGCTTTGGCTTGTGGTGTGCCTGTCATTGCTTATGCTAGGGGTGGCCCGGCGGAAATTGTGGAGGATGGTAAGACTGGTTTTTTGGTGACTCCTGATAGTGTGGAGGGGTTGGTTGATGCCATCCATAAGCTACCCCGCATCAATCGTCGAGATTGTCGTTTGGCGGTGGAAGAGAGATATTCTTTGGAGGTATGGGGTGATAGGTTTGAACTTTGGTTTAAAAAATTAATTGCTTCCTAA
- a CDS encoding hypothetical protein (PFAM: Cellulose synthase operon protein C C-terminus (BCSC_C)~KEGG: ana:alr3754 hypothetical protein~SPTR: Putative uncharacterized protein), whose protein sequence is MIKCLIFITFSPFFFPLVKDSAQANQMIDIASFEKHQNNYFFISKKINSFQDIHNLSQFNIYKVDQNNIFFDQQIQFSEIPNKEKFNLIASPENFNPSLRERFIPNIEESQSNETDNFRLESITPSFSLDSDNFGQRNIFREVLFDFQSLNQNNFSLKTGVNTFRKTDIEDITHIPLIFGWQRQINNTNLNLNLGVDFFDRVRNTPNFSINAEQPLSINVNEAGELQSLFVAGATIEHQAYKFNATTIENEVTFWRFRPQFYWLIAPDLSLFSFAQYGTFSDGNDEFQSFSRLEKTFGEFSLSGNLFVWSFAENLESSSGYFSPPDFLVYNLELGWRRQFTDNLSCRLAGSIGQQRLEGEFSNAFVYEGLCQANLSPQTILDLSYRVSNILTVESAATSYRNEQFKAQVKFNF, encoded by the coding sequence TTGATCAAGTGTTTAATTTTTATAACCTTCTCTCCATTCTTTTTTCCATTGGTAAAAGATTCTGCTCAGGCTAATCAAATGATTGATATTGCCTCATTTGAAAAGCACCAAAATAATTATTTTTTCATATCTAAAAAAATTAATTCATTTCAAGATATACATAATCTTAGTCAATTTAATATCTACAAAGTTGATCAAAATAATATTTTTTTCGATCAACAAATACAATTTTCCGAAATCCCTAATAAAGAAAAATTTAATCTAATAGCCTCTCCAGAAAACTTTAATCCCTCCCTTCGAGAAAGGTTCATTCCTAATATTGAAGAGTCACAAAGCAATGAAACCGATAATTTTAGATTAGAGAGTATTACCCCAAGTTTTTCCCTAGATAGTGATAACTTTGGTCAAAGAAATATTTTTCGAGAAGTTTTATTCGATTTTCAATCTCTCAATCAAAACAACTTTAGTTTGAAAACAGGAGTTAATACTTTTAGAAAAACAGACATAGAAGATATTACCCATATTCCTTTAATTTTCGGTTGGCAAAGACAAATTAATAATACTAATTTAAATCTTAATTTAGGGGTTGATTTTTTTGATCGGGTGCGTAATACTCCGAATTTTAGCATTAATGCCGAACAACCTTTATCGATAAATGTTAACGAAGCAGGGGAATTACAATCCCTATTTGTGGCAGGGGCAACCATTGAACACCAAGCCTACAAATTTAATGCCACTACCATCGAAAATGAGGTAACTTTCTGGAGATTTAGACCTCAATTTTATTGGTTAATAGCACCTGATTTGAGTCTCTTTAGTTTCGCTCAATATGGTACTTTTTCTGATGGTAATGATGAGTTTCAATCTTTTAGTCGTTTAGAAAAAACCTTTGGCGAGTTTAGTTTATCGGGTAATTTATTTGTATGGAGTTTTGCAGAAAACCTTGAATCCTCCAGTGGTTATTTTTCACCCCCAGATTTTTTGGTTTACAATTTGGAATTGGGATGGAGAAGACAATTTACGGATAATTTATCTTGTCGGTTGGCAGGAAGTATTGGACAACAAAGGCTGGAAGGGGAGTTTTCCAATGCGTTTGTTTATGAGGGTTTATGTCAGGCAAATTTATCTCCTCAAACCATACTAGATTTGAGTTATCGAGTTTCTAACATCTTGACAGTAGAGAGTGCTGCGACTTCCTATCGCAATGAACAATTTAAAGCACAGGTCAAATTTAATTTTTAA